From a single Pseudophryne corroboree isolate aPseCor3 chromosome 6, aPseCor3.hap2, whole genome shotgun sequence genomic region:
- the SAXO2 gene encoding stabilizer of axonemal microtubules 2 isoform X1, with the protein MKRKCICEICTCGRHRCPHMPTKIFEKSWKPCSLTEYVEKYPQYDNIQPPQSMKPKHEYQGNRGKMEGVTTFKSDYVPYEVTNVPVRPHQEYQPKPGHIDLGTTYNQDFNPYKIELVAPARPVDNRQKNVGKFDTNPTYKDDYRPWDINKRELAKQDHNYQPPTVKFGNATTFQDDFFPKEIMPRESFKPPGVAKRNGVPFDGTTSHRISYVPYDLEPRFERQKQEYKPSSQPFDGITTHYLNFKGALGEKTKSFKPEHGKVGSDARFEGSTEFRDSFQPWEVSPHHVQKSEEYNPPTTHMEVDTTTHLDYVPHQLNYVAPIRPVSHGRRSNVPFKGNSTMKEDFRAWEGRRQEMIKQDHQIPKPTGKFDGLTTFKSHYLPYEMHPTQSYKPSNIALRNSVPFESGTLYRSDFTPKKNEICPANYLSPPGYVFESVDSRGHKMFQKIPTPEMNLFSNTNENNLAKAIAVIS; encoded by the exons GCGTCACCGTTGCCCACATATGCCTACCAAAATATTTGAGAAATCTTGGAAACCTTGTTCTCTGACTGAATATGTGGAGAAATACCCTCAGTATGATAACATACAACCACCACAAAGCATGAAACCAAAGCATGAGTACCAGGGGAACCGTGGAAAGATGGAAGGAGTAACAACATTTAA GTCAGATTATGTCCCGTATGAGGTAACAAATGTCCCTGTGCGCCCCCACCAAGAGTATCAGCCGAAGCCCGGTCACATTGACCTTGGAACAACCTATAATCAGGATTTTAACCCTTACAAAATAGAACTGGTGGCACCAGCACGACCAGTGGATAACAGACAAAAGAATGTGGGAAAGTTTGACACAAATCCTACATATAAAG atGACTATAGACCATGGGACATCAATAAAAGGGAACTTGCTAAACAGGACCATAATTACCAACCTCCAACTGTGAAATTTGGAAACGCAACTACATTCCAGGATGATTTTTTCCCAAAAGAGATAATGCCAAGAGAGAGTTTCAAGCCCCCTGGTGTAGCGAAGCGCAATGGGGTCCCTTTTGATGGCACAACAAGCCACCGCATTTCTTATGTCCCGTATGATTTAGAACCAAGGTTTGAAAGACAGAAACAAGAATATAAGCCTAGCAGCCAACCATTCGATGGTATCACCACCCACTATCTCAATTTTAAAGGTGCACTCGGCGAGAAAACAAAAAGCTTCAAACCTGAACATGGTAAAGTTGGAAGCGATGCTCGTTTTGAAGGCAGCACTGAGTTCCGTGATAGCTTTCAGCCATGGGAAGTTTCTCCACATCATGTCCAGAAATCTGAAGAGTATAATCCACCTACTACTCACATGGAGGTAGACACCACAACTCATCTGGATTATGTACCACACCAGCTGAATTATGTTGCCCCAATTCGCCCCGTGTCCCATGGAAGAAGAAGCAATGTGCCCTTCAAAGGAAATTCTACAATGAAAGAAGATTTTCGAGCCTGGGAAGGTAGGCGCCAAGAAATGATTAAGCAGGATCACCAGATTCCAAAGCCTACTGGAAAATTTGATGGAttgactacattcaaatcccactaTCTTCCTTATGAGATGCATCCAACTCAGAGCTATAAGCCTTCAAACATCGCACTACGCAATTCTGTCCCGTTTGAAAGCGGCACACTCTACCGCTCAGATTTTACACCCAAGAAGAATGAAATCTGTCCTGCAAATTATCTATCTCCTCCTGGCTATGTCTTTGAGAGTGTCGATAGCCGAGGCCACAAAATGTTTCAGAAGATTCCTACTCCGGAAATGAATCTGTTTTCCAACACCAACGAAAACAACCTGGCGAAGGCAATTGCTGTGATATCATAA
- the SAXO2 gene encoding stabilizer of axonemal microtubules 2 isoform X2, translating into MPTKIFEKSWKPCSLTEYVEKYPQYDNIQPPQSMKPKHEYQGNRGKMEGVTTFKSDYVPYEVTNVPVRPHQEYQPKPGHIDLGTTYNQDFNPYKIELVAPARPVDNRQKNVGKFDTNPTYKDDYRPWDINKRELAKQDHNYQPPTVKFGNATTFQDDFFPKEIMPRESFKPPGVAKRNGVPFDGTTSHRISYVPYDLEPRFERQKQEYKPSSQPFDGITTHYLNFKGALGEKTKSFKPEHGKVGSDARFEGSTEFRDSFQPWEVSPHHVQKSEEYNPPTTHMEVDTTTHLDYVPHQLNYVAPIRPVSHGRRSNVPFKGNSTMKEDFRAWEGRRQEMIKQDHQIPKPTGKFDGLTTFKSHYLPYEMHPTQSYKPSNIALRNSVPFESGTLYRSDFTPKKNEICPANYLSPPGYVFESVDSRGHKMFQKIPTPEMNLFSNTNENNLAKAIAVIS; encoded by the exons ATGCCTACCAAAATATTTGAGAAATCTTGGAAACCTTGTTCTCTGACTGAATATGTGGAGAAATACCCTCAGTATGATAACATACAACCACCACAAAGCATGAAACCAAAGCATGAGTACCAGGGGAACCGTGGAAAGATGGAAGGAGTAACAACATTTAA GTCAGATTATGTCCCGTATGAGGTAACAAATGTCCCTGTGCGCCCCCACCAAGAGTATCAGCCGAAGCCCGGTCACATTGACCTTGGAACAACCTATAATCAGGATTTTAACCCTTACAAAATAGAACTGGTGGCACCAGCACGACCAGTGGATAACAGACAAAAGAATGTGGGAAAGTTTGACACAAATCCTACATATAAAG atGACTATAGACCATGGGACATCAATAAAAGGGAACTTGCTAAACAGGACCATAATTACCAACCTCCAACTGTGAAATTTGGAAACGCAACTACATTCCAGGATGATTTTTTCCCAAAAGAGATAATGCCAAGAGAGAGTTTCAAGCCCCCTGGTGTAGCGAAGCGCAATGGGGTCCCTTTTGATGGCACAACAAGCCACCGCATTTCTTATGTCCCGTATGATTTAGAACCAAGGTTTGAAAGACAGAAACAAGAATATAAGCCTAGCAGCCAACCATTCGATGGTATCACCACCCACTATCTCAATTTTAAAGGTGCACTCGGCGAGAAAACAAAAAGCTTCAAACCTGAACATGGTAAAGTTGGAAGCGATGCTCGTTTTGAAGGCAGCACTGAGTTCCGTGATAGCTTTCAGCCATGGGAAGTTTCTCCACATCATGTCCAGAAATCTGAAGAGTATAATCCACCTACTACTCACATGGAGGTAGACACCACAACTCATCTGGATTATGTACCACACCAGCTGAATTATGTTGCCCCAATTCGCCCCGTGTCCCATGGAAGAAGAAGCAATGTGCCCTTCAAAGGAAATTCTACAATGAAAGAAGATTTTCGAGCCTGGGAAGGTAGGCGCCAAGAAATGATTAAGCAGGATCACCAGATTCCAAAGCCTACTGGAAAATTTGATGGAttgactacattcaaatcccactaTCTTCCTTATGAGATGCATCCAACTCAGAGCTATAAGCCTTCAAACATCGCACTACGCAATTCTGTCCCGTTTGAAAGCGGCACACTCTACCGCTCAGATTTTACACCCAAGAAGAATGAAATCTGTCCTGCAAATTATCTATCTCCTCCTGGCTATGTCTTTGAGAGTGTCGATAGCCGAGGCCACAAAATGTTTCAGAAGATTCCTACTCCGGAAATGAATCTGTTTTCCAACACCAACGAAAACAACCTGGCGAAGGCAATTGCTGTGATATCATAA